A window of the Dyadobacter pollutisoli genome harbors these coding sequences:
- a CDS encoding 2TM domain-containing protein, producing MKNLTNRDAPAQIDPKKGFKIHFLVFLLVVPAIWAVWYWTDRSYPWPLWSTPAWAVGILFHYLGVYVFKRRIS from the coding sequence ATGAAAAATCTAACTAACCGAGATGCACCAGCACAGATCGACCCTAAAAAGGGTTTCAAAATTCATTTCCTTGTTTTTCTGCTTGTCGTCCCTGCCATATGGGCAGTATGGTATTGGACAGACAGGTCCTATCCGTGGCCGCTTTGGTCAACACCTGCCTGGGCAGTAGGGATACTGTTCCACTACCTGGGGGTATATGTTTTCAAGCGAAGGATTAGTTAA
- a CDS encoding cupin domain-containing protein — protein sequence MNQQKTFRRILTGHDADGKAIILSEASPERTYMIGGPNGAKFHEVWSTLQSPALIGSRPEDPEETSLILSPPKGGTRIRVIDFPPEGEEIRSLSKEEAAAKFKAMGGEKASTSGEGAAHPLMHRTQTIDYGIVLEGELTLIVDRGEATAKAGDIIIQRGTNHAWANRSGETCRVAFILIDGQFTNELQ from the coding sequence ATGAACCAGCAAAAAACATTCAGGCGCATTTTGACGGGTCACGATGCGGACGGGAAAGCTATTATCCTGTCGGAAGCTTCCCCCGAGCGGACCTATATGATCGGTGGCCCCAATGGCGCCAAGTTTCACGAGGTTTGGAGTACATTGCAGTCCCCGGCATTGATCGGCAGCAGGCCCGAAGATCCCGAGGAAACCAGCCTGATATTGTCGCCACCTAAAGGCGGCACGCGCATCCGGGTTATTGATTTCCCTCCGGAAGGAGAAGAGATCCGGAGCCTTAGCAAAGAGGAAGCGGCAGCTAAATTCAAGGCTATGGGCGGTGAGAAAGCTTCCACATCCGGAGAGGGTGCGGCACATCCTTTAATGCATCGCACCCAAACCATCGACTACGGGATTGTGCTGGAAGGAGAGCTGACATTGATCGTCGACCGTGGAGAAGCAACTGCCAAAGCCGGTGATATCATTATTCAGCGGGGTACCAACCATGCCTGGGCAAACCGGTCGGGCGAAACCTGCCGCGTGGCCTTTATTCTGATCGACGGGCAGTTTACCAATGAATTACAATAA